One Desulfobulbus propionicus DSM 2032 DNA segment encodes these proteins:
- a CDS encoding transposase, whose protein sequence is MRKKRHNYSPEEKVFILKRHLVGREAVSDLCDEYQLQPKIFYDWQKQFFEKGASAFAREGKSKQQAEEKRIRELEEKLRRKHEVLSELLEEHIQLKKELGEL, encoded by the coding sequence ATGCGAAAGAAGCGTCACAACTACAGCCCTGAAGAGAAGGTCTTTATCCTGAAACGGCACTTGGTTGGCCGAGAGGCGGTTTCGGATTTGTGCGACGAATACCAATTGCAGCCGAAGATTTTTTACGATTGGCAGAAGCAGTTCTTTGAAAAAGGGGCTTCAGCGTTTGCCCGTGAAGGAAAGAGCAAACAGCAGGCGGAGGAGAAGCGCATTCGTGAGCTTGAGGAGAAATTGCGCCGGAAACATGAAGTGCTTTCGGAACTGCTGGAGGAGCATATCCAGTTAAAAAAAGAACTTGGGGAGCTCTGA
- a CDS encoding IS3 family transposase, whose protein sequence is MVDFSRRWSAKAEIPTNRLIVWLGVARSKFYAWIGRCGKANEHNGLIPRDFWLESWEQEAIIRFALDHPLEGYRRLTFMMLDRDIVAVSPSSTWRVLAKAGLLKKWNRKNSAKGNGFVQPLRPHEHWHIDVSHLNICGTFYYLCSLLDGCSRFIVHWEIREQMTEQDVEIIVQRAKEKYPEARPRIISDNGPQFIAKDFKEFIRLSGMTHVRTSPYYPQSNGKLERFHATIKGECIRPGVPLSLDDAPRMVEKFIAHYNNVRLHSAIGYVAPVDKLSGREQEIFKERDRKLEAARELRKTKRLRAPSANPMLSQKDNTAPSESLLQTARLSISN, encoded by the coding sequence GTGGTTGATTTCAGTCGCCGGTGGAGTGCAAAAGCAGAAATACCCACCAACAGGCTCATCGTCTGGCTTGGCGTGGCGCGGAGTAAATTTTACGCCTGGATTGGCCGTTGCGGCAAGGCAAACGAACATAACGGTCTAATCCCTCGTGACTTCTGGCTGGAGTCCTGGGAGCAGGAGGCCATCATCCGGTTTGCGCTCGATCATCCCCTGGAAGGGTATCGGCGGTTGACGTTCATGATGCTTGATCGGGACATTGTTGCCGTCAGTCCGAGTAGTACCTGGCGAGTCTTGGCCAAGGCCGGTTTGCTCAAGAAGTGGAACCGAAAAAACAGCGCCAAGGGAAATGGCTTCGTGCAACCGCTTCGTCCTCATGAACATTGGCATATCGATGTGTCACATCTCAATATCTGCGGCACCTTTTATTATCTATGCAGCCTGCTCGACGGCTGCAGCCGTTTCATCGTTCATTGGGAGATCCGGGAGCAGATGACGGAGCAGGATGTGGAGATCATTGTCCAACGGGCCAAGGAGAAATACCCCGAAGCCCGGCCTCGGATCATCTCCGATAACGGCCCGCAATTCATTGCCAAGGATTTCAAGGAATTCATCCGGCTCTCCGGCATGACGCACGTGCGGACATCACCGTACTATCCGCAGTCCAACGGCAAGTTGGAGCGATTTCATGCCACCATCAAGGGAGAGTGCATTCGCCCCGGCGTACCGCTTTCCCTTGACGACGCCCCGAGGATGGTGGAGAAGTTCATTGCCCACTACAACAACGTCCGGCTGCATAGCGCCATTGGCTACGTGGCTCCAGTGGACAAGCTCAGTGGCAGGGAGCAGGAAATTTTCAAAGAGCGGGACCGGAAACTGGAAGCGGCCAGAGAACTGAGGAAGACAAAACGGCTTCGGGCGCCGTCGGCAAACCCGATGCTCTCTCAAAAAGACAATACGGCTCCTTCGGAGTCCTTACTGCAAACGGCAAGATTGTCCATTTCCAACTGA
- a CDS encoding tyrosine-type recombinase/integrase: protein MKKVIKSNLAGEHSFKNIALEWIALKSPGWSPSHREKTLTILEKDIFPFIGDRQIDEITSAELLIVLKRIDSRSSATARKAYSSCKQVFSHAIPSGKIVVSPAEGLHIILRRESSSTWQRQQPRRKRRDCCELLTVITEASFVPPQLEMDNLAVCSKDSEGAVLSF from the coding sequence GTGAAAAAGGTCATCAAGTCCAATCTCGCAGGGGAACATAGCTTCAAAAATATTGCCCTTGAATGGATAGCTTTAAAATCCCCTGGGTGGTCACCATCTCACAGAGAGAAAACTTTGACCATTTTGGAGAAGGACATTTTTCCGTTCATTGGTGACAGGCAAATTGACGAAATTACATCCGCAGAGCTGTTAATCGTATTGAAGCGTATCGATTCAAGATCCAGCGCTACAGCAAGAAAAGCCTATTCGTCATGTAAGCAAGTTTTCAGTCATGCCATCCCATCTGGCAAGATTGTTGTCTCTCCGGCCGAGGGGCTCCACATCATCTTGCGCCGAGAATCGTCAAGCACATGGCAGCGCCAACAACCCAGGAGGAAACGGCGCGATTGCTGCGAGCTATTGACAGTTATCACGGAAGCTTCATTTGTTCCGCCTCAGTTGGAAATGGACAATCTTGCCGTTTGCAGTAAGGACTCCGAAGGAGCCGTATTGTCTTTTTGA
- a CDS encoding prephenate dehydratase domain-containing protein, protein MKTIATLGPEHSPSWQAAVQYDGEAEIRPYPHVKALLDAFAARETEYAVLPVYNTREGEKKQYFRFFDQIKSGYWVGNIILSSNLSLGVFDENETVAGLRILVGKREVFNQCEEFIDNQLPGITEVSVQDVSQAIAEIRESGQVKGRAVVDSAETLTAHGLRIIEREVAPHNRTRYAVLGHELAPATGYDATTLITEPLDDRVGILVDILNEFSRRGINIVDMRTENDIKSQKLRIYLEAEGHVGSERMASAIAHIESRVIQQQGMIRLLGSFPRVDMRTKYIKSFGFIGTGAMSRWFADRLASEGYEVMLTGRTTTLRPEQMIERVDVVVVCVPISVTSATVRQYGPLLAPGKALILLAGESEETIKSALEATQEEVEVMLVHNLWGPQAATMKDKNAIVVRTSRSGMFCSEFEAFLYKHGADIFHDSPSKHDLLMGVGQKLPTMISVALAMTLNENHITSEDIASHCTLTSLYPILAMSRVHSQNPRTYAEIMSTSGDSRKIVSDFAKNLERVIRMADAATINGLCSLIDENAQHLTETFLQARMRQAKAVDEVLGRML, encoded by the coding sequence ATGAAAACGATCGCAACCCTTGGCCCGGAACACTCGCCGTCATGGCAGGCCGCCGTACAGTACGACGGCGAGGCGGAGATCCGGCCGTATCCCCATGTCAAGGCCCTGCTCGATGCCTTTGCCGCCCGCGAGACCGAGTATGCCGTCCTGCCGGTGTATAATACCCGGGAAGGGGAAAAGAAACAGTATTTCCGTTTTTTCGATCAGATCAAGAGCGGCTACTGGGTCGGCAACATCATTCTCAGTTCCAATCTGTCCCTGGGCGTGTTCGACGAGAACGAAACCGTGGCTGGGCTGCGGATACTGGTGGGCAAGCGCGAGGTGTTCAACCAGTGCGAAGAGTTCATCGACAACCAACTCCCCGGTATCACCGAGGTGAGCGTGCAGGATGTCAGCCAAGCCATTGCCGAGATCCGCGAAAGCGGCCAGGTCAAGGGCAGGGCGGTGGTCGACAGCGCCGAAACCTTGACCGCCCACGGCCTGCGGATCATCGAACGCGAGGTGGCCCCGCACAACCGGACCCGCTATGCGGTGCTCGGCCATGAACTGGCACCGGCCACGGGCTATGACGCCACCACCCTGATCACCGAACCCCTGGATGACCGGGTGGGCATTCTGGTCGACATCCTCAACGAGTTCTCCCGGCGCGGCATCAACATCGTCGACATGCGCACGGAAAACGATATCAAATCGCAGAAACTGCGTATCTATCTGGAAGCGGAGGGCCATGTGGGCAGTGAGCGCATGGCCAGCGCCATCGCCCATATCGAATCGCGGGTTATCCAACAGCAAGGCATGATTCGTCTCCTGGGCAGCTTTCCCCGGGTCGACATGCGCACCAAGTACATCAAGTCGTTTGGCTTCATCGGCACCGGTGCCATGAGCCGATGGTTTGCCGACCGGCTGGCGAGCGAGGGCTATGAGGTGATGCTGACCGGGCGGACCACCACCCTTCGCCCGGAACAGATGATCGAGCGGGTGGATGTGGTGGTGGTCTGCGTGCCCATTTCGGTCACCTCGGCCACGGTCCGGCAGTATGGCCCGCTGCTCGCGCCGGGCAAGGCCCTGATCCTGCTCGCCGGCGAGTCCGAGGAAACGATCAAGAGCGCCCTGGAAGCCACCCAGGAAGAGGTCGAGGTCATGCTGGTGCACAACCTCTGGGGGCCGCAGGCCGCCACCATGAAGGACAAGAACGCCATCGTGGTCCGCACCTCGCGCAGCGGCATGTTCTGCAGCGAATTCGAGGCCTTCCTCTACAAGCACGGTGCCGACATCTTTCACGATTCGCCCTCCAAGCATGACTTGCTCATGGGGGTTGGGCAAAAACTGCCCACCATGATTTCGGTTGCCCTGGCTATGACCCTGAACGAGAACCACATCACCAGCGAGGATATCGCCAGCCACTGCACCCTGACCTCGCTCTATCCCATTCTGGCCATGTCAAGGGTCCATTCGCAAAATCCGCGGACCTATGCGGAGATCATGTCCACCTCGGGGGACAGCCGCAAAATCGTCAGCGATTTCGCCAAAAACCTGGAACGGGTGATCCGCATGGCGGATGCGGCCACCATCAACGGCCTGTGCAGCCTGATCGACGAAAACGCCCAACACCTTACCGAGACCTTTCTCCAGGCGCGAATGCGTCAGGCCAAGGCGGTTGACGAGGTCCTGGGACGGATGCTATGA